One part of the Phycisphaerae bacterium genome encodes these proteins:
- the cls gene encoding cardiolipin synthase: protein MASFWFWAFLAYYAIALVAIARILIRPKEPTAMVAWIFALLCVPGLGLLAYWLFGSRRLRRKVRRRRRRVASLLAEFKRRAEERSHPSTETHDAELPADLAGIAQLGQRLVDMPPVGGNEVTVLEEANATYAALSDALRAAQHHIHLEYYIWQPDETGRLFRDILIERAHAGVQCRLLLDAVGCWRLNRSFLQPLTDAGVRVAYFLPVYHFPFRKRWSLHLRNHRKIVVIDGQTAFMGSQNIGDEYRGRLARLSPWYDTHMRLRGPAALFLQQTFAEDWYLATREDLSAGLYFPEPERPGPSIVQILPTGPDRRFSTLAQIMFAAVSSARSSISIATPYFVPDLAVRLALVHACYRGVQVRLVLPSRSDSALSLWAARSFYAELIEAGVEIHEYDAGVLHSKLVTVDDRWCMLGSANMDARSFRLNFEVTAVIYDSQVAAELGRSIGQFCDNARRITARAAWRGDMWRRMGEGAARLFAPLL, encoded by the coding sequence ATGGCGTCGTTCTGGTTCTGGGCCTTCCTCGCCTACTATGCCATCGCCCTGGTGGCGATCGCCCGCATTCTCATTCGGCCCAAAGAGCCGACCGCCATGGTGGCGTGGATCTTCGCGCTGCTGTGCGTGCCCGGCCTGGGCCTGCTCGCATACTGGCTGTTCGGCTCGCGCCGCTTGCGCCGCAAGGTCCGCCGCCGGCGCCGGCGCGTGGCCAGCCTGCTGGCCGAGTTCAAGCGCCGAGCCGAGGAGCGTTCGCACCCCAGCACCGAAACGCACGACGCTGAACTACCCGCCGACCTCGCGGGCATCGCCCAGCTTGGACAGCGCCTGGTCGATATGCCCCCCGTCGGCGGCAACGAAGTCACGGTGCTGGAAGAAGCCAACGCGACGTACGCCGCCCTGTCCGACGCCTTGCGCGCCGCCCAGCATCACATCCACCTGGAGTACTACATCTGGCAGCCGGACGAGACCGGCCGCCTCTTCCGCGACATCCTGATCGAGCGCGCCCACGCCGGCGTCCAGTGTCGGCTGCTGCTCGACGCCGTCGGCTGCTGGCGGCTCAACCGCAGCTTTCTGCAACCGCTGACGGACGCCGGCGTGCGCGTGGCGTACTTCCTGCCGGTGTACCATTTCCCGTTCCGCAAGCGCTGGAGCCTGCACCTCCGCAATCACCGCAAGATCGTCGTCATCGACGGGCAGACCGCGTTCATGGGCAGCCAGAACATCGGCGACGAGTACCGCGGCCGGCTCGCCCGGCTCAGCCCCTGGTACGACACGCACATGCGGCTGCGCGGGCCGGCGGCGCTGTTCCTGCAGCAAACCTTCGCCGAAGACTGGTACCTGGCGACGCGCGAGGACCTGAGCGCCGGCCTGTACTTTCCCGAGCCCGAGCGGCCGGGGCCGTCGATTGTGCAGATTCTCCCCACCGGGCCGGACCGCCGGTTCAGCACGCTGGCGCAGATCATGTTCGCCGCGGTGTCATCCGCCCGCAGCAGCATCAGTATCGCGACGCCGTATTTCGTCCCCGACCTCGCCGTGCGGCTGGCGCTGGTGCACGCGTGCTATCGCGGCGTGCAGGTGCGGCTGGTGCTGCCGTCCCGGAGCGATTCGGCGCTGTCGCTGTGGGCGGCGCGCAGCTTCTACGCGGAGCTGATCGAGGCCGGCGTGGAGATTCACGAGTACGACGCCGGCGTGCTGCACTCGAAGCTGGTCACGGTCGATGACCGCTGGTGCATGCTGGGCTCGGCGAACATGGACGCGCGCAGCTTCCGGCTAAATTTCGAGGTCACCGCAGTCATTTACGATTCGCAGGTTGCCGCCGAGTTGGGGCGCTCGATCGGCCAGTTCTGCGACAACGCCCGGCGGATCACGGCGCGGGCGGCGTGGCGCGGCGACATGTGGCGCCGTATGGGCGAAGGCGCGGCGCGGCTGTTTGCACCGCTACTCTGA